One window of the Chryseotalea sp. WA131a genome contains the following:
- a CDS encoding TonB family protein produces MRDWKTDIEKYKRGELTPAQMHALEKEALRDPFLADALEGADALDATTFSSDVNELQSKIGSEKKGASWIWPLRIAAGVIIAVSGYLIANQLMPGTKPNDLALENKATTPNESAPTPLGIKTDTSGNGTGAYKSVTKENPSVSTIDQSKNNQPKPPAEIATTKTGVAATQPTENPIALAEKEETDETASEVASPSKAEELELKKAEAEKTERMAALDISSKEKKSIAPAPSLSRAKSFALKTYQGKVTSSEDGSPMPGVNVVIDGTTQGTVTDANGIFEIESPVENPNLVFSFIGLKTKEVKPNDSKLAVALEQDVSQLSEVVVTGYGVSRDENHNPIIKKAEPVGGLKAYNRYLDNDARYPLAELEKKIKGKVSLKFTVRTDGSLDQFNVVKSLGKAFDEEALRMVKEGPTWSPTTEDNVPIESEVLVRVKFDPAKARK; encoded by the coding sequence ATGCGTGACTGGAAAACCGATATTGAAAAATACAAACGAGGCGAGCTGACCCCAGCACAAATGCATGCGCTTGAAAAAGAAGCTTTGCGCGATCCGTTTTTAGCCGATGCCCTAGAAGGTGCCGATGCGTTGGATGCAACTACTTTCTCAAGCGATGTGAATGAATTGCAATCCAAAATTGGAAGTGAGAAAAAAGGCGCATCATGGATTTGGCCTTTACGGATAGCTGCCGGGGTAATCATTGCAGTAAGTGGTTATTTGATTGCCAACCAATTGATGCCGGGAACTAAACCAAATGACCTAGCACTTGAAAACAAAGCCACCACTCCGAATGAATCAGCACCTACTCCGCTAGGAATCAAAACCGATACCAGTGGTAATGGCACAGGCGCGTACAAGTCAGTGACGAAAGAAAACCCTTCGGTTTCAACCATTGATCAATCAAAAAACAATCAACCAAAACCACCTGCTGAAATTGCTACTACAAAAACCGGAGTGGCTGCTACTCAGCCTACTGAAAACCCAATTGCGTTGGCCGAAAAAGAGGAGACTGATGAGACGGCCTCTGAAGTCGCTTCCCCATCAAAAGCAGAAGAGTTAGAGTTAAAAAAGGCTGAAGCGGAAAAAACAGAACGAATGGCCGCTCTGGACATAAGTTCAAAAGAAAAAAAATCTATAGCACCAGCTCCATCATTAAGTCGTGCTAAATCTTTTGCCTTAAAAACCTACCAAGGCAAAGTTACTTCCTCTGAAGACGGCAGTCCCATGCCAGGTGTAAATGTTGTAATCGATGGTACTACCCAAGGTACGGTTACAGATGCCAATGGCATATTCGAAATTGAAAGCCCTGTCGAAAATCCCAATCTCGTATTTTCTTTTATTGGATTAAAAACAAAAGAAGTCAAACCAAATGATTCAAAACTGGCAGTGGCATTAGAGCAAGATGTATCGCAACTGAGCGAAGTAGTTGTAACTGGCTATGGCGTATCGCGCGATGAAAACCACAATCCAATCATCAAAAAAGCAGAACCAGTGGGTGGATTAAAGGCTTATAATCGATATCTCGATAACGATGCCCGGTATCCGCTAGCAGAACTAGAAAAAAAGATAAAAGGAAAGGTGTCGTTGAAGTTCACCGTTCGTACCGATGGCAGTTTAGATCAATTCAATGTTGTGAAAAGCTTGGGTAAAGCATTTGATGAAGAAGCTTTGCGCATGGTAAAAGAAGGCCCTACGTGGTCGCCCACCACCGAAGATAATGTGCCCATTGAAAGTGAGGTGCTGGTACGGGTGAAATTCGATCCTGCAAAAGCAAGAAAGTAA
- a CDS encoding sigma-70 family RNA polymerase sigma factor, producing MVYGVCVKYLKDRDDAKDAVMQQFERLGASLRTHEVENFKSWLYVATRNHCLMQLRARKGKQTEELSPLLMETDIVLHLEEEPEMEQNLTKLENCIAKLLADQQQCVRLFFLQEKCYKEIVTITGFDMNQVKSYIQNGKRNLKICMEQNA from the coding sequence ATGGTTTATGGCGTGTGCGTAAAATATTTGAAAGACCGAGACGATGCCAAAGATGCAGTCATGCAGCAGTTTGAAAGGCTGGGCGCCTCCCTGCGCACCCACGAAGTAGAAAATTTTAAAAGTTGGCTCTACGTAGCCACCCGAAATCATTGTTTAATGCAGCTTCGGGCACGAAAAGGCAAACAAACGGAAGAATTATCTCCTCTCCTTATGGAAACGGACATTGTTTTGCATCTGGAAGAGGAGCCTGAAATGGAACAAAATCTTACTAAATTGGAGAACTGTATTGCCAAATTGCTGGCCGATCAGCAGCAATGTGTGCGGTTATTCTTTTTACAAGAAAAGTGTTACAAAGAAATAGTAACAATCACGGGTTTTGATATGAACCAAGTAAAAAGTTACATTCAAAATGGCAAACGGAATTTAAAAATATGCATGGAGCAAAATGCGTGA
- a CDS encoding Na/Pi symporter: protein MVLPPIVQTPSGSQPSRWKIYARNSALIIAALLIFLFSLDLMIAALEQLGNVATEVILTATSNPFTGLFIGLLVTAIIQSSSATTSLVVALVASGSISLQGAVPIIMGANVGTTITSTLVSLSFITKRKEFRRAVAAGTYHDFFNILTVLILFPLEYYFGFLSELARSLSKIFAQPNGPLVTDFTMLGGLFSPLIHFLKGIINNGFVLGVIAIALLFGSILFFRKIITNIMGFGTPERFQQFFFKNTYKSFGWGLLTTAAIRSSTVTTSLVVPLVAKKVVKLQAAAPFILGANIGTTVTAFLASTFNSNAAISIALAHFLFNFIGVLIFLPIPYIKDLPLKLAIGLGKLTIKYRLVGFSYVLFTFFFIPFALIYLGKNLVGLSEATYIVKEKDGKIMYRNLLIKKYDGNQFSRWTTEDNKELNEPNVISVYRRQNILIINNELFELNRPGFCRDGEDDNGKFNMCIREIIPTYTFAKGEKQLQVYVFEKQSYEPARVDSTTVRTYVSASDNLIVKKETVNKHGQIIKSEALQKLVKK from the coding sequence ATGGTACTACCTCCCATTGTTCAAACCCCTTCTGGTTCGCAGCCTTCGCGTTGGAAAATATATGCGCGCAACTCGGCACTCATTATCGCAGCGTTGCTCATCTTTTTGTTTTCGCTCGATTTGATGATTGCTGCCCTTGAGCAATTGGGCAACGTGGCCACGGAAGTAATTCTAACAGCAACATCCAACCCTTTCACTGGGCTTTTCATAGGACTCTTGGTTACCGCCATTATTCAAAGCAGTTCAGCCACCACCTCATTGGTGGTCGCTCTGGTGGCCTCCGGCTCTATTTCATTGCAAGGCGCAGTGCCCATTATCATGGGCGCAAATGTGGGCACTACCATAACCAGCACCCTTGTGTCTTTGAGTTTCATTACCAAACGAAAAGAATTTCGAAGAGCCGTGGCAGCCGGAACCTATCATGATTTCTTCAATATCCTCACCGTACTTATCCTTTTTCCGCTCGAATATTATTTTGGGTTCCTCTCTGAACTGGCTCGTTCATTGTCGAAAATATTTGCCCAGCCAAACGGACCGTTGGTTACCGATTTTACCATGCTGGGTGGATTGTTCTCTCCACTCATTCATTTTCTAAAAGGCATAATCAACAATGGCTTTGTATTGGGTGTTATTGCCATTGCTTTGCTTTTCGGATCGATCCTCTTCTTTCGAAAAATCATTACTAACATCATGGGGTTTGGCACGCCCGAACGCTTTCAACAATTCTTTTTTAAAAACACCTACAAATCATTTGGCTGGGGGCTATTAACGACTGCTGCCATTCGATCAAGCACCGTTACCACTTCGTTGGTCGTACCATTGGTGGCCAAAAAAGTGGTGAAACTTCAAGCCGCAGCCCCTTTTATTTTAGGCGCCAACATCGGAACAACCGTTACTGCGTTTCTCGCCTCCACATTCAATTCAAATGCTGCCATTAGCATTGCCTTAGCGCATTTTCTTTTCAACTTCATTGGTGTATTGATCTTTCTACCAATACCCTATATAAAAGATTTACCTCTTAAATTAGCCATAGGGCTTGGCAAACTCACCATCAAATATCGGCTCGTAGGTTTTTCGTATGTGTTGTTCACTTTCTTTTTCATTCCTTTTGCCTTGATCTATTTAGGCAAGAACTTAGTGGGCCTAAGTGAAGCTACTTATATAGTAAAGGAGAAAGATGGAAAAATCATGTATCGCAACTTGTTGATAAAAAAATACGATGGCAACCAGTTTTCCAGATGGACTACGGAAGATAACAAAGAGCTGAATGAACCCAATGTAATTTCCGTTTATCGAAGACAAAATATTCTCATCATTAACAACGAATTGTTTGAGCTTAACAGACCGGGCTTTTGCCGCGATGGCGAAGACGACAACGGAAAATTCAACATGTGCATTCGCGAAATCATTCCAACCTATACCTTTGCAAAAGGTGAAAAGCAATTGCAAGTGTATGTTTTTGAAAAACAATCATATGAACCCGCCCGTGTAGATAGCACCACAGTGCGCACCTATGTAAGTGCCAGCGATAACCTCATCGTAAAAAAAGAAACGGTCAATAAGCACGGACAAATAATAAAGAGCGAAGCGTTACAAAAGCTTGTGAAAAAGTAG
- a CDS encoding amidohydrolase: MVLLSTFQKLSKQYAQEVIAFRRHLHANPELSYQEFNTANYITQKLKEFGLHPQKAIANTGVVVLIEGKNPSKKIIALRADIDALPITEANEIDYKSKNNGVMHACGHDVHSASLLGTAKILNETKSQWEGTVKLIFQPGEEKNPGGASIMIKEGVLQNPSPTSIIGQHVFPLLPVGKIGFREGKYMASSDEIYLKVIGKGGHGAAPELTIDPVVIASHIIIALQQVISRNASPKQPTVLTFGKITAMGATNIIPNEVNIAGTFRTLDEIWRADGLKKIKKMAESIAEGMGGKCEVDIHHGYPCLENNPELTKAIRAAAVQYVGVENVVDIEQTLGSEDFAYYSQVIPASFYRLGTRNEAKGITSYVHTPTFNIDEDALKIGPGLMAWMAVQQLSQE, translated from the coding sequence ATGGTATTGCTCTCCACATTTCAAAAACTCTCCAAACAGTATGCGCAAGAAGTTATCGCTTTCCGCAGGCACTTGCATGCCAACCCTGAATTATCCTATCAAGAATTTAATACGGCCAACTACATCACCCAAAAACTAAAAGAGTTTGGCTTACATCCACAAAAAGCTATAGCGAACACAGGTGTGGTGGTGCTGATCGAGGGAAAAAATCCAAGCAAAAAAATAATAGCTCTCCGTGCGGATATTGATGCGTTGCCCATTACCGAAGCAAACGAGATCGATTACAAATCAAAAAACAATGGCGTGATGCACGCCTGTGGGCACGATGTTCATTCCGCTTCTCTATTGGGCACGGCTAAGATTTTAAATGAAACAAAATCGCAGTGGGAAGGAACAGTGAAATTGATTTTTCAACCCGGAGAAGAAAAAAACCCAGGGGGGGCATCGATCATGATCAAAGAAGGTGTTTTGCAAAACCCCTCTCCTACTTCTATTATTGGTCAGCATGTATTTCCACTGTTGCCCGTTGGCAAAATCGGTTTTCGCGAAGGCAAGTACATGGCCAGCAGTGATGAGATTTATCTAAAAGTAATAGGCAAAGGTGGACACGGTGCAGCGCCTGAGTTGACCATCGATCCGGTAGTAATTGCTTCGCACATCATCATAGCATTGCAGCAAGTAATTAGTCGCAATGCAAGCCCTAAACAACCCACCGTGCTTACGTTTGGAAAAATCACTGCCATGGGCGCTACAAACATTATTCCCAACGAAGTAAACATAGCTGGTACTTTTCGCACATTGGATGAAATCTGGCGTGCCGATGGATTAAAAAAAATAAAGAAAATGGCCGAGAGCATAGCCGAAGGCATGGGCGGAAAATGTGAAGTGGATATTCACCACGGCTACCCCTGTTTGGAAAACAATCCTGAACTGACGAAGGCCATCCGCGCAGCAGCTGTGCAATATGTTGGTGTTGAAAATGTGGTGGACATCGAGCAAACACTTGGGTCAGAAGATTTTGCTTACTACTCGCAGGTCATTCCTGCATCTTTTTATCGGTTGGGCACACGCAACGAGGCAAAAGGCATTACTTCGTACGTCCACACCCCTACTTTCAATATTGATGAAGACGCGTTGAAAATCGGCCCCGGGCTGATGGCGTGGATGGCGGTTCAACAGTTATCTCAAGAGTAA
- a CDS encoding SPOR domain-containing protein, giving the protein MKRKGDRRQEIVYRRPPLKSPIYYILTPIFFFLVSFSCQAQKTAKPYYEDLSSLRPKVTLVAKKKDTLIQSTRQENIPPKYNVNEKVDFVLDSIDRFNLTRKFVDGYTIQIYSGQKKDDALKVQKTLVEENSSFVPSIQYQQPKFRVTVGKYFTRIEAQRDLVKLKRIFSSASLVPERIMIK; this is encoded by the coding sequence ATGAAAAGAAAAGGAGACAGGAGACAGGAGATAGTATATAGAAGACCGCCTTTGAAGTCTCCTATATACTATATACTAACTCCTATATTCTTCTTTTTAGTATCATTCTCCTGCCAAGCTCAAAAAACGGCTAAGCCCTATTACGAAGATCTTTCTTCATTACGACCAAAAGTAACTTTAGTAGCTAAGAAAAAAGATACCCTCATTCAAAGCACTCGGCAAGAAAACATTCCTCCCAAATACAATGTCAACGAAAAAGTAGATTTTGTCTTGGATAGCATCGATCGCTTTAACCTCACGCGCAAGTTTGTAGACGGATACACTATCCAAATTTATTCAGGTCAGAAAAAAGACGATGCCTTAAAGGTGCAAAAGACATTGGTGGAAGAGAATAGCAGCTTCGTTCCTAGCATTCAATATCAACAGCCTAAGTTTAGGGTAACGGTGGGAAAATATTTTACACGCATTGAGGCACAGAGGGATTTAGTAAAGCTCAAGCGGATTTTTTCTTCGGCCAGTTTGGTTCCCGAGCGAATCATGATTAAATAA
- the secA gene encoding preprotein translocase subunit SecA, with translation MLKLIAKIFGTKSDKDIKRMMPLVEETKKEGEKLITISNDQLRQHTLDIQAEINQKLKPIDDQLADLHAQIADQPDREINEKEAIFNQIDAIEKDRNKELEKVLLEVLPRAFAIIRETAKRFKENEFLEVTATESDRIFAAKHANIKISGDKAQWSRQWMAAGNLITWDMVHYDVQIIGGIALHEGKVAEMATGEGKTLVATFPAFLNALAKRGVHIVTVNDYLARRDSEWMGPIFQFHGISVDCIDKHEPNSIARRDAYKSDICYGTNNEFGFDYLRDNMARDPEELVQRGHHYAMVDEVDSVLIDEARTPLIISGPVPRGDEHEFYDLKPRINKLVEAQKKLINQYLNDAKKMIGEGNEKEGGTALFRAYRAMPKYKPLIKMLSETGNKAILQKTENFYLQDNKKEMPVADAPLYFVIDEKDNSVDLTEKGIDLITGEGEDRQFFILPEIGIELNKIEKDFSLIEEQRMQKKDELIREYSVKSQRIHSINQLLKAYTLFEKDTEYIIVDGKVKIVDEQTGRVLDGRRYSDGLHQAIEAKENVKVEDATQTYATITLQNYFRMYHKLAGMTGTAETEAGELWDIYKLDVVVIPTNKPTTRKDQDDLVFKTMREKFTAVIDEIVKLTAAGRPVLVGTTSVEISELVSRMLQMKKIKHNVLNAKQHQREAEIVAEAGKPGTVTIATNMAGRGTDIKLTPESRAAGGLAIIGTERHESRRVDRQLRGRAGRQGDPGSSTFYVSLEDNLMRLFMPERIARIMDRLGLKEGEVISHSMVTNSIERAQKKVEENNFGIRKRLLEYDNVMNSQREVIYKRRKNALFGERLQLDILTMLYDTCEDMVANVKAGENLDEFKISLLSTLGIDFQVSDEEFKKLDQRILTERLYDEALQQYNHKNKLAAEKAMPIVLDIYKTRGATIQDILVPFSDGTKQIGVAANLKKCVETKNSELIKSMEKMITLAIIDQQWKEHLRDMDDLKQSVQNAVYEQKDPLLIYKFEGFEAFKRFVSKVNQETVSFLMKGDIPVQDSDQVQEARAQKRQKLSEKKEESRSLLQGGGEANQNTQQRTEEKVMPVKSEKIANRNDKVTVQYPDGRVLKDVKYKKVEDDISAGRCIVIEQ, from the coding sequence ATGCTAAAACTTATTGCCAAAATTTTCGGCACCAAATCAGACAAAGACATCAAGCGCATGATGCCTTTAGTGGAGGAGACTAAAAAAGAGGGCGAAAAACTGATTACTATCTCCAACGACCAACTCCGTCAGCACACGTTGGATATTCAAGCTGAAATCAATCAAAAACTAAAACCGATTGATGACCAATTGGCCGATTTGCATGCGCAAATTGCCGACCAACCTGACCGTGAAATCAACGAGAAGGAAGCCATCTTCAACCAAATCGATGCGATCGAAAAAGACCGCAACAAAGAGTTGGAAAAAGTGCTGTTAGAAGTATTGCCAAGAGCGTTCGCCATTATTCGCGAAACAGCCAAGCGATTTAAGGAAAACGAATTCCTCGAAGTTACAGCTACGGAATCTGACAGAATTTTTGCTGCCAAGCATGCCAACATAAAAATTTCAGGAGATAAAGCACAATGGAGCCGTCAATGGATGGCAGCAGGTAATTTGATTACGTGGGACATGGTGCACTACGATGTGCAAATCATTGGTGGCATTGCCTTGCATGAAGGCAAAGTAGCCGAGATGGCTACGGGTGAAGGTAAAACGTTGGTGGCAACATTTCCGGCCTTTTTAAATGCCTTGGCCAAACGGGGTGTACACATTGTGACAGTGAATGATTACCTCGCAAGACGAGATAGCGAGTGGATGGGCCCTATCTTCCAATTCCATGGAATCTCGGTAGACTGTATCGATAAACATGAGCCTAACTCCATTGCACGAAGAGATGCTTATAAATCTGATATTTGCTATGGCACAAACAACGAATTCGGTTTCGACTATCTCCGCGACAACATGGCCCGCGACCCCGAAGAATTGGTTCAGCGCGGTCATCATTACGCCATGGTGGACGAAGTAGATAGCGTGTTGATCGATGAGGCCCGCACTCCGTTAATTATTTCTGGTCCAGTTCCGCGCGGTGATGAACACGAGTTCTACGATTTAAAACCACGCATCAATAAATTAGTAGAGGCGCAGAAAAAACTCATCAATCAGTATCTGAATGATGCGAAGAAAATGATTGGCGAAGGGAACGAAAAAGAAGGTGGCACTGCACTCTTCCGTGCCTACCGCGCCATGCCGAAATACAAACCGCTCATCAAAATGTTGAGCGAAACGGGCAACAAGGCCATCTTGCAAAAAACAGAAAACTTTTATCTACAAGACAATAAAAAGGAAATGCCCGTGGCAGATGCTCCCTTGTATTTTGTCATTGACGAAAAAGATAATAGCGTAGACCTTACCGAAAAAGGCATTGACCTGATTACGGGCGAAGGCGAAGACAGGCAATTTTTCATTCTTCCAGAAATTGGCATCGAACTGAACAAAATCGAAAAGGATTTTTCGCTGATAGAAGAACAACGGATGCAGAAGAAAGATGAACTCATTCGCGAGTATTCGGTTAAATCGCAGCGCATCCACAGCATCAATCAATTGCTAAAAGCCTACACACTTTTTGAAAAAGATACGGAGTACATCATTGTAGATGGCAAAGTAAAAATTGTAGATGAACAAACAGGGCGCGTATTGGATGGCCGCAGGTATTCCGATGGCTTGCACCAAGCCATTGAAGCCAAAGAAAATGTGAAAGTGGAAGATGCCACCCAAACATACGCCACCATCACACTTCAAAATTATTTCCGCATGTACCATAAGCTAGCGGGCATGACAGGTACTGCCGAAACAGAAGCGGGTGAGTTGTGGGACATCTACAAATTGGATGTGGTGGTCATTCCCACCAACAAACCCACTACCCGCAAAGACCAAGACGATTTAGTTTTCAAAACCATGCGCGAGAAGTTTACGGCCGTCATTGACGAAATCGTAAAACTAACGGCAGCAGGCAGACCTGTGTTGGTCGGCACTACCTCCGTAGAAATTTCGGAGTTGGTAAGCCGCATGTTGCAGATGAAGAAAATCAAACACAATGTGTTGAACGCAAAACAGCATCAGCGGGAAGCAGAGATTGTGGCGGAAGCGGGCAAGCCGGGCACCGTAACGATTGCCACCAACATGGCCGGCCGTGGTACGGATATCAAACTAACACCTGAGTCGAGGGCCGCGGGTGGCTTGGCCATCATCGGTACGGAGCGTCACGAATCACGCAGGGTAGATCGGCAGTTGCGTGGTCGTGCAGGTCGCCAAGGTGACCCAGGCAGTTCCACCTTTTATGTTTCGTTGGAAGATAACTTGATGCGTTTGTTTATGCCTGAGCGCATTGCCCGCATCATGGACAGATTGGGTTTGAAAGAAGGCGAAGTCATTTCGCATTCGATGGTAACAAACTCGATAGAACGCGCACAGAAAAAAGTAGAAGAAAACAACTTCGGAATCCGTAAGCGATTATTGGAATACGATAACGTGATGAACTCGCAGCGCGAAGTGATTTACAAACGCAGAAAAAATGCACTGTTTGGTGAGCGATTGCAATTGGACATTCTCACCATGCTCTACGATACGTGCGAAGACATGGTGGCCAACGTAAAAGCCGGTGAGAATTTAGACGAATTTAAAATTAGTTTGTTAAGTACGTTGGGCATTGATTTTCAAGTGAGCGATGAAGAATTTAAAAAGCTAGATCAACGCATTCTTACCGAGCGATTGTATGATGAAGCGCTCCAGCAATACAATCATAAAAACAAATTGGCCGCTGAAAAAGCAATGCCCATCGTACTGGATATTTATAAAACACGGGGGGCTACCATTCAAGATATTCTTGTTCCCTTTTCGGATGGCACCAAACAAATTGGCGTAGCCGCCAATTTGAAAAAATGTGTTGAGACAAAGAATTCTGAACTGATCAAGTCGATGGAGAAAATGATTACACTCGCCATCATTGACCAGCAATGGAAAGAACACTTGCGCGATATGGACGATTTGAAGCAATCGGTGCAGAACGCAGTGTACGAGCAAAAAGACCCGTTGTTGATTTATAAGTTCGAGGGATTTGAGGCATTCAAGCGTTTTGTATCAAAAGTAAACCAAGAAACTGTTTCGTTTTTGATGAAAGGCGACATACCTGTGCAAGACTCGGATCAAGTGCAAGAGGCACGTGCGCAAAAAAGACAAAAGCTGAGCGAGAAAAAAGAGGAGTCGCGTTCGCTTTTGCAAGGAGGAGGAGAAGCCAACCAAAACACACAACAGCGCACGGAAGAAAAAGTAATGCCCGTGAAATCAGAAAAGATCGCCAACCGCAATGATAAAGTAACAGTGCAGTACCCTGATGGACGCGTGTTGAAAGATGTGAAGTACAAAAAAGTTGAAGACGATATTAGTGCGGGAAGATGTATTGTGATTGAGCAATGA
- a CDS encoding type II toxin-antitoxin system RelE/ParE family toxin codes for MVKKKLKVIWDNEAKQSLKSIYYYIKQRESQAQAVRVRKKIVELANSLSAFPEKFAEEPNLKSQKGNYRFKAIWSYKIIYEVTSEAILVLDIFHTSRNPKTISELTDD; via the coding sequence ATGGTGAAAAAAAAACTCAAAGTAATTTGGGATAATGAGGCAAAACAATCGTTAAAGAGCATCTATTATTATATCAAACAACGAGAATCTCAAGCTCAAGCAGTTCGTGTAAGAAAAAAGATTGTAGAATTAGCAAATTCTTTAAGTGCCTTTCCTGAGAAATTTGCCGAAGAACCGAATCTAAAAAGTCAAAAAGGAAACTATAGATTCAAAGCGATTTGGAGCTATAAAATTATCTATGAAGTAACTTCTGAAGCAATATTAGTGCTTGACATTTTCCACACTAGCAGAAACCCAAAGACGATAAGCGAATTAACAGACGACTAA
- a CDS encoding diaminopimelate epimerase, with translation MKIHFHKYQATGNDFVLIDNRDGNVSLSAEQIGKLCDRKFGIGADGVMLIEKHPTLDFNLVYYNRDGSPSLCGNGSRAAVKMAAALGIISGHTKFNAYDGEHEAHLLANGNVRLKMNDVRDVKKEGDTIFINTGSPHHIEFVRETEKVNVFKEGQSIRYNEKYKPAGTNVNFVELQPNEILVRTYERGVEDETLSCGTGVTAAALAASFKGYNSPIKIKTPGGELSVEFTIGQQVAFKDIFLIGPAKKVFEGSFELE, from the coding sequence ATGAAAATCCATTTCCATAAATACCAAGCCACGGGCAATGACTTTGTTTTGATTGATAATCGTGATGGGAATGTTTCGCTGTCTGCAGAGCAAATCGGTAAGCTGTGCGACCGCAAGTTTGGCATTGGTGCCGATGGTGTGATGCTGATTGAAAAACATCCAACACTGGATTTTAATTTGGTGTACTACAATCGCGATGGATCGCCAAGCCTTTGTGGCAATGGCAGTCGCGCAGCAGTGAAAATGGCTGCAGCACTTGGTATTATAAGTGGTCACACAAAATTTAATGCCTACGATGGTGAACACGAAGCCCACCTACTGGCCAATGGAAACGTGCGACTAAAAATGAATGATGTGCGTGATGTGAAAAAAGAAGGCGATACCATTTTCATCAACACGGGTTCCCCTCATCACATTGAATTCGTTCGCGAAACCGAAAAAGTAAATGTGTTTAAGGAAGGACAATCCATTCGCTACAACGAAAAATACAAACCCGCAGGCACGAATGTAAACTTTGTGGAATTACAACCTAATGAGATTTTAGTTCGCACTTATGAGCGCGGAGTAGAAGACGAAACGCTTTCGTGTGGAACGGGCGTAACGGCCGCTGCCTTGGCCGCTTCGTTTAAAGGTTATAATTCGCCCATTAAAATCAAAACCCCCGGGGGCGAACTTTCTGTCGAGTTTACAATAGGCCAACAGGTCGCTTTTAAAGACATTTTTTTGATCGGCCCTGCCAAAAAGGTGTTTGAGGGAAGTTTTGAATTAGAGTAA